Part of the Suncus etruscus isolate mSunEtr1 chromosome 20, mSunEtr1.pri.cur, whole genome shotgun sequence genome, TCCGCGCGGGTTCCCTGCGTTTAGCCGCTGCGAGCCGCCTGGAAGCGAGCCAATCCGTGACGCCATCCGCGACTCGCCCCGCCCACCGCTCCTGATTGGTTTCCGTGTCTTCGCCCCGCCCCGCCAAACGTCTTCACCAATCAGCTAAGACTTCACAAAAAAGCGCGAGGACGGGAGTGACGCCGGAAGGAGCGCGGTCGGGATTGGGCGGCTTGTGGGGGCTTATTTGCATGCAAGGCCGTGATTGGCCGGCGTCTCGCGGGAGGGAGGGGCGGGCTCCGAGCCGCGCGTCACGTGACCACTTAGGGCCATGGCCGCCCCAGGGATGGGTTTCCGCCGCCTGGGCGCCCTGTCGGGAGCCGGGGCCTTGGGCTTGGCGACTTACGGGGCGCACGGTAGGTGTTGGGGGTTCGACCTCGGGGATCTGGCGTCCTGCTGCCCCTCGACCTTAATCCTTCCTTGGGCgggaggatagcatggaggtagggcgtttgccttgcatgcagaaggtcgctggttcgatccccggcatcccacatgctcccctgaagccaggagcgatttctgagcgcagagccaggaggaacccctgagtaccttcaggtgtgacccaaaatccaaaataataataaccctTCCAAAATTCTGCACCCCACTTTTGGGTCCTGATGcttcttatttaaaaaacatattttaaatatatatctatatgtataaatatctttatatatttatttgtatataaatcgCCCATTCCAAAATTCCCTGGGGGGTTCCCATTTTCCTTAGGTCACCCCTTAGGAAATTTGTGTGAAATtgctcatttgggggggggttcacacccgaaggtgcccaggggttcctcctggctctgcactcagaaatcactcctgccaggtttgaggggaccataggggatgtcagggatcgaacccgggtcgacTGCATGCTATGATCGCCTCAGCCCCTCCAAATTGCTAACTTTCACGTTTTATTTTTCTGCAGGTGCCCAGTTCCCAGATGCCTACGGGAAGGAGGTGAAGTaaactgcttttttttgggggggtccccaACTCTGATCAGGTTCTGGAGCAAGTTGGGAGACCCTGAGGATAGCAAGGCAGGAGTTCTGCTGGGGTACCCAGGGTTCTTGAGGGAGGAGGGACAGAGCGGGCCTTGGACGTAGCATTCGAAGAACTTgtgtcctttatttatttatttctgattttgtccTTTATTTGTCCAGGAGATCCATTTTTCTGCATTACTTAGGAAGTCTCCACtcgtctctttctctctttttctttttgcagctTTATGGCAAGGCCAACCAGTACCACTTCTTGCACAGTCTGGCCCTGCTAGGGGTCCCTGCTTGCAGAAAACCCCTCTGGGTAACTGTTGCTCTTTGCCCAAACTCTTGATCAAACCCCATGAGCCCCTCTTTCCACCTCCCCTGTTCTTACTAGCTTTTGATTCTGCCTTGTATTTTCTTTAGGCTGGATTACTACTAGTCTCCGGGACCACCTTGTTCTGCACCAGTTTTTACTATCAAGGTCTGACTGGAAACTCCAGCATCCAGCCTTTGGCCCCTGTGGGCGGAAGCCTGCTGATCTTGGGCTGGCTCGCCATGGCTCTTTGAGCTTCCTTGTGTTTTGATGAATTTATTTTCtggtgaatttattttttttgaaaactggAGCAGGGAGGGAATTAAAGTTGAAAGGCAAATGGAAAACATGGCAGTCTTTGTTTATCTAACCTCTTGGAGGAAGGGGCATAGGGATGGTGGACTTTTGTACTTCCTCCCTTTCCTAAGACTAAAGCTGGGAATGGCCTTTTTTCCTCCCAACTTAACTTGTTTCCTTtgtggccgaagagatagcatggaggtaagacgtttgccttgcatgcagaaggatggtggtttgaatcccggcatcccatagggtcccccaagcctgcctggagcgatttctgagtgtagagccaggaggaacccctgagcgctgccgggtgtgacccccccccccaaataataataactcctggtggtgattgggAGACTAGATGAAATGGTGGACATTAAATCAGGATTAGCCCtgtacaagaaaaatgccctatctgctctcCTATTGCTCTGGTACCCTagtctctctttaaaaaaattggtttggggccggagagatcgcatggaggtaaggcatttgccttccatgcagaaggatagtggttggaatcccagcatcccatagggtcccccgagcctgctaggagggatttctaaacgtaaagccaggaggaatccctgagcacagccgggtgtgacccaaaaacaaaacaaaaaaagaattggtttGTTGGAGGATGGAAAGAGCTAAAAAGATAgttttgtggtgtttttttgtttgtttgtttttgtttttttggccacaccccggggtgctcaggggttactcctggctatctgctcagaaatagctcctggcaggcacgggggaccctatgggacaccgggattcgaaccaaccaccttaggtcctggatcggctgcttgcaaggcaaacaacgctgtgctatctctccaggccctaaaaagATAGTTTgacagattttcttttattactattttgCATGCAGGGGTTTGACCCCTAGCACTTTTTAGTTGATTTGGGAGCTGGTGTACTGGGTTTAAGGGGTGaaggccttctttttttttttttttttttttttttttttggtttttgggccacacccgtttgactactcctggctatgtgctcagaaatcgcccctggcttgggggaaccgtatgggacgccggggatctaaccgctgtccgttccttggctagcgcttgtaaggcaggcaccttacctccagcgccaccgcccggccccaaggcctTCTTGCCaaccggtttgattcccagcactgcctaCGGTCTGTCCCCCGAGCATCTCCAAGAATGaccccccagcacagagccagaagccctgaaggctgcaggatgtggccccaaataatgagaacaaaatGAAGTTAACTCATCTTGAGGATCCTAATAAAGGACACTTGATAAAATTATGATTCTTAGTCAAGCCCTGCTTAGAACCTGGAATCTGGGCTCTCAGAAGTTTATCTTacgtggggctagagtgataatagcATAGCTGTCGGGCTTTTGCCCTGCACacgggcatcccatagggtcccccgagcctgccagaggcgatttctgagtgcaaagccaggaataacccctgagcggctcCGGGTGTggctgagaaaaacaaaaagaaagaagattgtCTGTGTTTCTGATACTCATTAGAATTTGTGACTAGTGCCTAGTAGGAGATAGCTAAAAGAGCTGGGAGGatgcttgcttttcatgtgggaATCCTGGGTTCCATCTTCCAATCACCAGCATGAAGCAGTCACTGAGCATCCAGCAGTTAGTGAGTCTTCAACACCTTGCATCCCTAAAacaaacccctccaaaaaaaaaaaagaattggtgagGATTAACTACACCATGTAGTAGTTTTCAAATTTTtccacaaatttatttatttggtttttgggtcacattcggcagtactcaggggttcctcctggctctgcactcagaaatcgctcctggcaggcttgggggaccctatgggatgccgggattcgaaccaccgtccttctgcatgcaaggcaaacgccttacctccatgctatctctccggccccttttttcacAAATTTATTAAGCACTTCTCTTAGAAGgtttaaagcagtggtcctcgAACTacagcccgagggccacatattgtatttgttcccgttttgtttcttcacttcaaaataagaatatatggggccgggaaggtggtgctagaggtaaggtgtctgccttgcaagtgctagcgtaggacggacagcagttggatcccccggcgtcccatatggtccccccaagccaggggcgagttctgagcgcatagccaggtttaacccctgagcgtcaaatgggtgtggcccccccaaaaaaaaacaaataaaaagaatatatgcagtgtgaataggaatttgttcatagtttttgtttttgccatagtctggccctccaccggtctgagggacagtgaactagctaGCCCcgtgttttaaaagtttgaggaccgctGGTTTAAAGCAATATAGAACAGGAAGAATCCCATTAGTCATTAGTTTGGAATTCAAAGCAGGCTCAGAAAAATCATGTGTTGGAGATTAGGAAATGCTGCTGTGGGCCAGTACAGTAGGGAGAGCCCTTAAGGGCCTTGCGTGTATCCAGCCCCGGTTGGATGCCAGGAATGAGCCAGAATACTGCCCTTCACCCCTTCTACCCTGACAAGTTTACAATGCTTTAAATGATTCTTTAAAGAActgttggggggccagagcggtggcgctagaggtaaggcgtctctgCCTTGTGAgcggtagcctaggatggaccgtggtttgatcccacagcgtcccatatggtcccccaagccaggagcaatttctgagcgcatagccgggaggaacccctgagcatcaaatgggtgtgccccccccaaaaaaaaaaagaactgttgtGGGAGTCTAGGAATAACTCGgttgtagagcacttgcctgcaGGCCTGATGCCTTGAGTTGgagcatgagattttttttatttgggggggggcagtctgtagcaccagagattgaacccagattggctgctccCTTgagtttttgtatattttgttttggggccacaccctgtagctctgtactcaagaattagtcCAGGCGGTGCtggggggacctaatgggatacccaggttggctgcatgcaaggcagtagactgcctgctgtactatcactgtggcccctgaatgcaagatttgatccctagtactgccTAGTACCTGCTGAGTACAATCCTGTTATACAACAAGTCTGAGCATCACAGCTAAAGGGATTGACCCCTCATTATCACAACagtgaaggaaaggaggaaaataaaaaggcttAAAGTGCTTCTCCGACTTAAGACAGACCCtgattaaggggctggagcaggggccagagagatagcatggaggtaaggcattttccttgcatgcagaaggacggtggttcgaatcatggcatcccatatggttccctgtgcctgccaggggtgatttctgaacatagagccaggagtaacccctgagcgctgccaggtgtgacccaaataaaccaaaacaagtggaagtctGAATTTGCACCTAGAGATAGAACTACATGCATAAGGGCTACGGTGAAACCACTgtttattaaatcttttttttttttttttttttttgtggtttttgggtcacacccggcagtgctcaggggttattcctggctccaggctcagaaattgctcctggcagacacgggggaccaaatgggacgccgggattcaaactgatgacctcctgcattaaaggcaaacgctttaaccccatgctatctctccggccccttattaagtctttttttcttttgggggaagccacaaccagcagtgctctttGTTCTGAGATTGCTCTTAgcggtacttgggggaccacatggtgctgCCAGGGGTCCAGAAGGGACTTCCTCCATCAAAGCATGCATTGTTGACCTTCCAGCTATCTTTCTGACCTTGATTAAATCTTTGCTTTTGCgcaggaaagataatacagtgggtaggatgcttgccttgcacgtggccaacccaggtttgactctCAGTACTGCATAGAATCCCCTCAGTCGcctccaggagtggtccctgaaagcagagccaggagaaagttctcctgtgtgtgtggcccaaataagATCTTTATTAGAAGTCAAACACATGAGGAAATTCATCATGGCTAAGACACCACTCTTTCCCTTGTGAAATTTCCCATCTAGTACTTTATTGGGACTTAAAACAAAGAAACGTGGCCCTAGAAGAATAGTGCACTGGTTTACAATATCTGCATGGTCACAGATTCCAATCTCCGGCGTTCTATATATGTTCAGTGCAATTCTGTCAGCTCtcctgtgttgttttgtttgcttggaggaccatgtgttgccagggattatATGCAGGGCTTCTGTAAACCAAGCGTGCGTTTCAGCCTTTCAAACCATCTCCCTGGCCACAGCTCTACTGTTTGCGCCGGGCAGCTCTGTTGTGGTGATGCGCAGCACtgaaggttatttctggcttcttACACAAACTCGCAGGTGTGTATGAACCAACAACCATCACAACAtcagccgggtgtgccccccccccccaaaaaaaaaaacactggatcTTAAGCCTGGCATGTAgagtccagttttttttttctttttggtttttagggccacacctgtttgatgctcaagggttactcctggctaagtgctcagaaatcgcccccggcttggggggaccatatgagacgctgggggatcaatcccatagtccttctttggctagcgcttgcaaggcagacaccttacctctagagccacctcgccggcccccagtttttgtttttgttttttttggcccacacccagtggcgctcagggttaactcctggctgcgcgctcagaaattgctcctggcttaggagaccgtATGGTaagccaggtattgaacccaggtccgtcccgtcctgggtcagctgtgtgcaaggcaaatgtcctacctctgcactatggctccggcccccgagcccaggtttaatttctggcactgcatggtaccttgagcactgttggttgtAACTAATACCAAGATACAAAtattgccaggaatggcccccagACCCCTTGAACCTTCAGTGTGGGTGACCCTGGCTCAATCTCTCGGACTATGGGGTGcaattcctgagctctgctggtaaaacctaaaacaaaagtaGAATTCCTATATTCATTTAACCAGAacctttgttttttgcttttatgtATATTTGTAAACTGCATAGCTATATAATATGTTGAGGAATAATATACTTAGTTTTTCTGAAGGTCTATATTCAAAAAGTGgacttttatttctataattgaaaGGACTTTTCAGTCACCTCAGCATATAGATGAGTGACCCATAGGTCATTCAGCCCCATATCATGTTTCTTCCACTGGCTCTCCACCATGAGGCTCAGCGGCATTGCAGTCCAGtccagactgtgctcagggcctccATCCACACCCAGGAGTCCTGGGGTAGAGAAGTTGGGCAGGAAGTGACCCGGAGATGCGATGCCAGAATTAAGGGCAGGATCCTCTTTGTGCTAGGCATGTGCTCGGCCTCCTGGAGCTGTCTTCCAGAATTCCACTCTCCCACTCTAGTCCCCAGTGAACTGCAGGCTCCTGCAGCAGCTGCAGTGGAATATGGAGCTTTCAGGGGAGCGTGTTCTCCAGAGCTGCTTGAGGCAGTCCTGAACCCAAAGAGTCCAGATCCGAGAACTGGAAGAATTCCTGGTTTGAAGACCTTGAGGGGTCATGATGGGGGACAAGAATAGCAAGGGCCAAAAGGTGGGGCCCTAATGTTGAGAGGTTGGATACTTCAGAGGGCAATGGGGAACCTTGGAAAAGGTGGACAAGGGAAAACAAGCTTTAGGTTCAGAAAGGAAGGACAATTTGAGATACATTAGAGATCGCAATGTTTCATTTTAATGCCATAGTAAAATATTTGTTACATAACAAACTTATTTAACTTACAATATTTCGTTTAGAGAGCAGAGGCCTCGGAGGGGCTCTCCAAGGCATTTCAGAGTATTGCTGGCCGTGCTCCTCGCAGCTTCCACAGGCTCCTTGCTCTCTCCTGTTGAGTGTTCTTGCTACATATCCACCCTTCATTCCCCATGGAATACGATCCCTAGTGCTCAACCTTTGAGCTCTCTGGGCCACAGGCTGGGGAAGCCAAGTTAGGTAAGATCTGTTTGGTGTATTTGATCTTGGGTccctatttttactatttttttttttaggggtggggACTGCCCCTGGCCAATATTCccagtctactcctggctctgttcaggaatgatcttttttgttgttgttttttggggtccacaacaggtgatgctaaggggttactcctggctatgcgctcagaaatcgctcctgacttgggggaccatatgggactccgggggatccaacctcagtctgtcctaggttagctgcgtgcaaggcaaacaccctaccacttgtgccaccactttggttgtgcttggggaccagatgtgCCGAGAGTTTGTGGGGGGTTGTTTTGTGGGGGAATGCACATCTGGTTCCATGGTACTCTGCTTACTCCTGCACTCAAGTaacttcagggattgaacccagcaggtcaactgcgtgcaaggcaagggcaCTACTCACTCCACTGTGGCTCTGGCCTGGCATGAGAACTGgagtcagctgcgtacaaggtgAGCGCCTttcccctgtactatatctctggcctgacTTGGTTATATTTTTCAAACTGGGGCTGCTGCGGGGtgtttggaacacacccagctgtacccaatgctttacttctggctcttggccccagtgatcacttctggctgcACTTGAGGGACTATAcgttgtgccagggattgagttggggttgactgcatgcaaggcaatcaccttccCCCTGCACTATCTAGTCTCCCCTCAGTTTTACTTTGCATCCAGTCTTCTCACACTGGGAATTAAAGCACTTATTATGTATCACACAGCTTTGCCTTAGAACCTGGTAAGCTGGGATTCAGATCCTCTCTTGTTCAATTTCTAGGGAAATTCTTTTCCCTTTGGCTGAAGAtgtagtacaatggatagggttcttgcatgcagctaacccaggtttaagcCCTGGCATCCCGTTTGGTGTTCTGATCCCTCCCAGAAGTGAccgtgagcatagagccaggagtaagcccgcagcactgttgagtgtagcccaaaatccaaataaattttgTCTCTAAACTTGCCAAGAAACTCAGATTTCAGTAGTAATTTCTAGGGAATCGGGGCCACATCCAAGAATATTCAGAAAACCCTGAGGTGGCAGGGGGCAAACTTGACTTAGAACATGGAAGGCATTTGCTCTACCGCTTGAgccacacacatttaaaaaagaacagcactggggccagagagatagcatggagataaggcgtttgccttgcatgcagaaagatggtggttcgaatcccggcatcccatcccatatggtctcccaagcctgccaggagcgatatctgtgtgtagagccaggaggaacccttgagcgctgctgggtgtgacccaaaaaaaaaaaaaaaaaaaaagaacagcactATAAAGAAAcagcacataccttgcatgtagcagacctgggaTCTGATCTCTGGTTATCATATATGATCCTAacacctgccagaaatgatttctgatcacatgtAATGCAATGTATTCGGACCATTTGCTGTATTTTCAGCATGAAAAAGATAAGATCATTCTAATAAGTCAAGAAAATACTGGAATGCCTATAGGTGGGCAAGGAAAGGATAGAGAGGAAATGCACTCTACATGCTGAAATGTCTCCTGGCTAAGGTGACATCAACTTTGACTTTTCTTTCCTCACATCCTATATCTGAACATCATCAAGTCCTGTTTGCTCAAACAGAATTAGAATATggccatttatttcctttttttttttttgggtttgttttttgggtttgttgttgGACCACGTGACTCTGCTGTCCTGATGGTGCTGATGAAGGGGGTGGGTCATATattgttctggggatcaaacatgggttggccataagcaaggcaactTCCTTCCCTTTCAGCCATCTCACTATTTCTTCACAAGTGGGAGCTAGGCGGGGAAAGGAAGTAACATACCCTCCCTCCCCCAACATACAATCAGCCCAATGAGCGATCTTTCGATCCTTCAAAAAGCTTTGTCTCCAGGGTGGTACACTCAGCTAACAGCTGGCTCTGAGTTCtggattactcttggtagtgttcTGGGATCAtgtggggttcaggggatcaaacccagactgagTGCACAACAGCtgccctccccccccacacacacacactattacTCCAAACCCCCTTGAAAagcctttttgtaaaaaaaaaaaagaaagaaaagaaaaccctttttgctttgggaccacatgtGGCTTTCGAGGTAAATATTCTCTCCAGCTCTGCATTGATTGTTTCGGACCCTCAAaaagcttttaagaaaaaaacagtggGGCTTgggaatagtatagcaggtagggtacctgCCTTGTTCTCCCCTAGACGGCCTCCATCCTCGACATCTCCTGACCacagcaggagtgattctggaatgtagagccagaagtaactcctgacatCACTGTTGTGACtcaaagataaaaaccacaaacgggccggagaggtggctttGCTTTGCACACGTTGACCTAGAACTAACTGACCGCatttcgattccccggcatcccatctggtcccccaagccaggggtgatttctgaacacttagccaggagtaacccctgagcatcaccaggtgtggcccaaaaaacaaaaaaaaacccacaaacagtGGGGACTGGATAGATAGATGGCTCAAATGGCTAGAGTGAGTACTGTGCATGCATAGGCTCCCACCCCCTACTCCCCctttggcttttatttatttatttatttattttggtttttgggtcacactcggcagcgctcaggagttactcctggttctacgctcagaaattgcccctggcaggcacgggggaccctatgggatgccgagattcgaatcaccatccttctgcatgtaagacaaatcgccttacctccatgctatctctccggcccctaaaatttttttaaataaaaaatatcccagATGATTCTAACTTGTGGCCAAGATGAGGATCTCACATTCATTAATATCTAATGCTTCTGTCCAAACCTAACAGTTCCCTTTTCACTCTCCAATGAGTTACAaggtcacttttattttttctattaattttttaattttggtttttgggcgacacccgttgatgctctggggttactcctggctctgcactcagaaatcgctcctgcttgggggacca contains:
- the TMEM256 gene encoding transmembrane protein 256; this translates as MAAPGMGFRRLGALSGAGALGLATYGAHGAQFPDAYGKELYGKANQYHFLHSLALLGVPACRKPLWAGLLLVSGTTLFCTSFYYQGLTGNSSIQPLAPVGGSLLILGWLAMAL